A section of the Humulus lupulus chromosome 2, drHumLupu1.1, whole genome shotgun sequence genome encodes:
- the LOC133815883 gene encoding uncharacterized protein LOC133815883, producing the protein MAKSKHHPDLKEEHQEDWMILCDRWCSLEFKERALKNTTNRSKRKWESKNGSVSTPRHHIRRGMVLTSPTGQIETWRLKHYDAEKGWTGIELGPLYDKMMELRGQHPPEELSDKEIMERVLGRDLVYLRGRGRSPSVTTSTSHRENIVGNQPTYEELVERLNDTTSLLNATNEQLSVVVDILRHNNLMAPPPPPPTDQASDANLRESPSISVRESQDDS; encoded by the exons ATGGCCAAGAGCAAACATCATCCAGACTTAAAAGAAGAACATCAAGAAGATTGGATGATTTTGTGTGATCGATGGTGTTCTCTTGAATTTAAG GAAAGAGCATTAAAGAATACTACCAATCGATCAAAGAGAAAATGGGAGTCGAAAAATGGTTCAGTCTCCACACCACGACATCACATTCGACGTGGAATGGTGTTAACTTCTCCTACCGGTCAAATTGAGACATGGCGTCTAAAGCATTATGATGCTGAGAAAGGATGGACTGGAATAGAGCTCGGGCCATTATAT gaTAAAATGATGGAGTTAAGGGGTCAACATCCTCCAGAAGAACTGTCTGATAAAGAGATTATGGAGCGTGTACTTGGACGTGATTTGGTATACTTGCGAGGGCGGGGGCGGTCTCCTAGTGTCACAACTTCTACTTCACATCGTGAAAATATTGTGGGTAATCAACCAACTTATGAAGAGTTAGTTGAACGACTTAATGATACAACTTCCCTCCTTAATGCTACTAACGAACAACTTAGTGTGGTTGTGGATATACTTCGTCATAACAATTTGATGGcaccgcctccaccacctccaacagaccaagcttcagatgcaaatttaagagagtcgccatctatttcagttcgggagtcacaagatgattcttag